In the genome of Xyrauchen texanus isolate HMW12.3.18 chromosome 33, RBS_HiC_50CHRs, whole genome shotgun sequence, one region contains:
- the LOC127627042 gene encoding DNA mismatch repair protein Msh2-like — MEESGDNEAGSRLCGLCAVQTLNEMIAPLDAVVRFAVVSHAAPVPYVRPRILEKGSGRLILKAAKHPCVEAHDDVAFIPNDVIFSRGKEMFHTITVCLGPNMGGKSTYIHQVCDQSFGIHVAELAIFPKHVTANALEKALELEEFQDISRAREKGAEAGPEAKKRCLKKQDGEKIIEAFLAKVKFMPADGMTDEAVKEELYKLRAGVISQNISFVNEIVSCPGKIKTSLNLVGYLCLSGQKHLCKTVYDKMEMHIIYSRLEKKFNFKAISFFSHS, encoded by the exons atggaggagtcaggagacaacgaggcaggttcaag GCTATGTGGACTCTGTGCAGTGCAGACACTGAATGAGATGATTGCTCCGCTGGATGCAGTGGTGAGATTTGCTGTAGTGTCCCATGCTGCTCCTGTGCCTTACGTAAGGCCCAGAATACTAGAGAAAGGATCAGGCAGACTCATTCTGAAGGCAGCAAAACACCCCTGTGTTGAAGCCCATGATGATGTGGCTTTCATTCCCAATGATGTTATTTTTTCAAGGGGCAAGGAGATGTTTCATACCATCACAG TCTGTTTAGGTCCAAATATGGGTGGCAAGTCTACCTATATCCATCAG GTGTGTGACCAGAGCTTTGGAATTCACGTGGCAGAGCTTGCTATCTTCCCCAAACATGTGACTGCTAATGCACTGGAGAAGGCTTTGGAGCTTGAGGAGTTCCAGGATATCTCCAGAGCCAGGGAAAAGGGGGCAGAGGCTGGACCTGAAGCCAAGAAGCGCTGCCTCAAGAAACAG GATGGAGAGAAGATCATTGAAGCTTTCCTGGCTAAGGTTAAATTCATGCCTGCTGATGGCATGACTGATGAAGCTGTCAAAGAAGAGCTATATAAACTGAGGGCAGGGGTCATCAGCCAAAACATCAGCTTTGTTAATGAGATAGTGTCATGTCCTGGAAAAATTAAAACCAGCCTTAACCTTGTGGGATATCTTTGTCTAAGTGGTCAAAAGCATTtgtgtaaaactgtttatgataaAATGGAAATGCATATAATCTATAGTAGAttagaaaaaaaattcaattttaaaGCCATCTCTTTCTTTTCACATTCTTGA